The sequence below is a genomic window from Capra hircus breed San Clemente unplaced genomic scaffold, ASM170441v1, whole genome shotgun sequence.
GGCTCCCCAAAGATGCAGTGCACACTCCCAGCATACAAACCCAATCTGCTGAGTGCTCCCCAGACCTTCTCCTCAGGGGCACGGTCTCCATTCCGCATGATCAGGTTGAGGACCAGCACCAGGAGGCCGGCCTTGGGGATGTTCTGCCCACTGCTCAGCACTGCGTTGCAGCTGAGGCCCAGGATGGAGCCCATGATGTAGATGTGCTCCCTGGGGTCCACCTCCTTCACTTCCACGCCAAAGACCAGCTGCAGGCACTGCGAGGCTTGGCTGAAGACCACCAGGAAGTACTCCTGGTTATCCCTGAGGACCTTATTCAGCATTTCCGCCTGGGAGGTCGGCTCCTTGGCTCGATACTTGAGGAGCAGGAACTTCATTAGGCTAGCTATCATCTCATTCAGCGCTTCCTGGGGCAAGGACTCCCCAGTGCCTAAGGAGGACACTGTGGGGGAGGAGGCCGAGGCAGATGCAGCCACCCCTGCCTCAGCCCCCAAGAGCTGCGCATTCACCGGGCCCTGGGCCTCGCCAGGGTCCTGAAAATCTTCCTCGGGCTTGCTCAGCTCACTCATCTCGACCACGAGCGTGATGCCTGGGATCAAACCACAGACAGGAGTCAGCCAGGGTGACAGATGGGGACCACGGGCCAGGCTGGGGGAGAGAGGGGCTGTGAACAGCCTCCGCTGAGCACCACACCCTGGGCGGACTGACACAGGCAACTTACAGGTCTCCTCTTGAGGGGTTCTCTCAGACCCCACAGGGGCAAGCCTCAGGGGCAGCCAGTCCCCTGGCTACCGGAAGGAGGAAGTGAGGTGGCTCCGCAGGGTACAGTCAGCACAGTCCAAGATTTCCAAGGCTGACAAGGTGGGGGATTAGGCCCTTGGGTGGTCCCTTCTGTTCTGGGGTGGGGAGCCCCGGGTG
It includes:
- the LOC108634518 gene encoding melanoma-associated antigen 10-like, which translates into the protein MSELSKPEEDFQDPGEAQGPVNAQLLGAEAGVAASASASSPTVSSLGTGESLPQEALNEMIASLMKFLLLKYRAKEPTSQAEMLNKVLRDNQEYFLVVFSQASQCLQLVFGVEVKEVDPREHIYIMGSILGLSCNAVLSSGQNIPKAGLLVLVLNLIMRNGDRAPEEKVWGALSRLGLYAGSVHCIFGEPRTLLTHVWVQEGYLEYRQVPYSHPAHYEFLWGRRAYAETSKWEIMAFLLRVKQRALRAFPLQSAEAAREDDEAD